A region from the Gossypium hirsutum isolate 1008001.06 chromosome A08, Gossypium_hirsutum_v2.1, whole genome shotgun sequence genome encodes:
- the LOC107886469 gene encoding protein MITOFERRINLIKE 1, chloroplastic produces METRLSASLGLPSSDLNHPPINTNFASLFTHFITLTSSPENPQKPLKPLLHHLSFASASISADPQTAKPTKFRIPLPFANLIESQQPKSPKFPKWLEPRSRNSSKAQTLIKNLSVFERALIGAGGGGIAGAFTYVCLLPLDTIKTKMQTKGASEIYANTFDAVVKTFQTNGILGFYRGVSAVIVGSTASSAVYFGTCEFGKSFLSKLECPALLIPPTAGAMGNIVSSAIMVPKELITQRMQAGAKGSSWQVLLRILEKDGILGLYAGYSATLLRNLPAGVLSYSSFEYLKAAVLRKTKQTNLEPIQSVCCGALAGAISASLTTPLDVVKTRLMTQVHGNKVAAAMYSGVNATVKQIFKEEGWIGLTSGLGPRVVHSACFSALGYFAFETARLAILHQYLEHKEKELSKISVAPA; encoded by the coding sequence ATGGAGACAAGACTCTCTGCATCTCTGGGTCTCCCTTCTTCTGACTTAAATCATCCGCCAATCAACACCAACTTCGCCTCCCTTTTCACCCATTTCATCACTCTCACTTCATCTCCGGAAAACCCTCAAAAACCCCTCAAACCTCTCCTACATCACCTCTCGTTTGCTTCTGCCTCCATTTCTGCAGATCCTCAAACTGCAAAACCCACCAAGTTTCGTATTCCGCTCCCTTTCGCCAATTTAATTGAATCCCAGCAACCCAAATCGCCTAAATTCCCCAAATGGCTAGAACCCAGATCAAGAAACAGCTCCAAAGCCCAAACCCTTATTAAAAACTTATCTGTCTTCGAAAGAGCTCTAATCGGTGCAGGTGGTGGTGGAATTGCCGGTGCATTTACTTACGTATGCCTTCTCCCACTCGATACCATCAAAACCAAAATGCAGACAAAGGGTGCTTCCGAGATTTATGCTAACACCTTTGATGCAGTAGTCAAAACTTTCCAGACGAATGGTATTCTTGGATTTTACAGAGGAGTTTCAGCTGTTATTGTAGGTTCAACGGCTTCTTCAGCTGTTTATTTTGGGACATGTGAGTTTGGGAAGtcttttttgtccaaattggagTGTCCAGCTTTGCTTATTCCTCCAACTGCTGGTGCTATGGGAAATATTGTTTCATCAGCTATAATGGTACCCAAAGAGTTGATTACTCAAAGAATGCAAGCTGGTGCTAAAGGAAGCTCATGGCAAGTCTTGTTAAGAATTTTAGAAAAAGATGGGATTTTGGGTCTTTATGCTGGTTACTCAGCTACATTGTTGAGGAATTTGCCTGCTGGGGTGTTAAGTTATTCCTCGTTTGAGTATTTAAAAGCTGCGGTTTTGAGAAAGACAAAACAGACTAATTTGGAGCCAATTCAGAGTGTTTGTTGCGGTGCTTTGGCTGGTGCAATTTCAGCTTCTTTGACTACTCCTCTCGATGTCGTGAAAACAAGGTTGATGACTCAGGTCCATGGGAATAAAGTTGCTGCTGCTATGTATAGTGGGGTTAATGCGACGGTGAAGCAGATTTTCAAGGAGGAAGGTTGGATTGGTTTGACTAGTGGACTGGGGCCTAGAGTTGTTCATAGTGCTTGTTTTTCAGCTTTGGGCTATTTTGCATTTGAGACTGCCAGGCTTGCAATTTTGCATCAGTATCTGGAGCACAAGGAGAAAGAGTTGTCCAAAATCAGTGTTGCACCGGCTTGA